One Desulfatiglans sp. DNA segment encodes these proteins:
- a CDS encoding FtsX-like permease family protein, whose protein sequence is MLKNYFITALNNLIKNKLYSVINIAGLAIGLAACIIIALYVRDQYSYDRQWEDSDRIYRVTTQLKIPGKKASRDADAPLQTMPLLEIFYKDNIEQSARTFSGELSIDTGTSRFNDKLVLVDSSFPNMFQFKVIAGSLDDTLTGKNNIALKEETAIRYFGNQDPVGKVITIVVGDLRTDYLVTAVYSTSGNTVLDIPLLSLLDDTLLPAGAYGWFNFNTGTYFKVKKGVDIESLKPLMPSFIDKNIDISGILSDQTLKASDILSMDFQKLADAHLDSPWDIERTGGNRQAVISFTIISFLVLLIGCINFIILTTAKSTQRAREIAMRKMVGAKRKQLIVQFLGESTFIVLLSMILAIGIVEIMLPLFESIIDRPLTLNYTSPSTFVPILILFVVTGINGGLYPAFILSGFRPGDTLKANQSKETSGSITLRTALVIFQFAISIMLIISTCVIFAQRQYSINRNPGYDKDNLLVINRIDSNDNIQDKIASFKQELLKLPDISSVSSSNVQPGQKHETNQVFIRKGKPETNYVIADESIDYDFFKTYKIPVIAGRDYSIERDSPEPEWNIDTSTYGTNITNESIERNIIINESAARQLGFSRAEEAIGVVLYSSTLKNINHTVIGVVADNHIYSINTLPRAEVYLLHPESVSGITIRFKGSHKSILPQIKSVGKKVLGEVQISTVFVDQLIAHEFQQEKTEQKILISFSLLAIVIACMGLFGSASFTVERRTKEIGLRKVMGARVKNIVSLLLWQFSKPVLIANIIAWPIAIFAMQSWLERFAYRFNPLLMIPICLGSGFIALVIAWFTVAGNTTRVARSKPIKALRYE, encoded by the coding sequence ATGCTAAAAAACTACTTCATAACAGCTTTAAACAACCTGATCAAAAACAAACTCTACAGTGTGATCAATATCGCTGGCCTGGCAATCGGCCTGGCGGCGTGCATTATCATCGCACTGTATGTCAGGGATCAATACTCCTATGACAGGCAATGGGAAGATTCCGACAGGATATACAGGGTAACTACCCAATTGAAAATACCTGGAAAAAAAGCTTCAAGGGATGCTGATGCTCCTTTACAAACGATGCCATTGCTTGAAATATTCTACAAGGACAATATAGAGCAGAGTGCCAGAACGTTTTCCGGTGAATTGAGCATAGACACAGGGACTTCAAGGTTTAATGACAAACTTGTATTGGTTGATTCTTCTTTTCCAAATATGTTTCAGTTTAAAGTAATTGCAGGTAGCCTTGATGATACACTCACCGGTAAAAACAATATTGCATTAAAAGAAGAAACAGCCATCCGATATTTTGGGAACCAGGACCCGGTTGGTAAAGTTATAACAATTGTTGTTGGTGATTTACGGACTGATTACCTGGTAACTGCTGTATACAGCACCTCCGGTAATACTGTACTTGACATACCTTTATTGTCTCTGCTTGATGATACGCTTCTTCCAGCAGGTGCATATGGCTGGTTTAATTTTAACACCGGCACTTATTTTAAGGTTAAAAAAGGAGTTGATATTGAATCCCTTAAACCGCTCATGCCTTCATTTATTGACAAGAATATTGATATTTCAGGAATTTTATCAGATCAGACCTTAAAAGCCAGCGATATCCTGTCAATGGATTTCCAAAAACTCGCTGATGCGCACCTTGATTCGCCATGGGACATTGAGAGAACTGGAGGCAACAGGCAGGCAGTAATCTCTTTTACGATTATATCTTTCCTTGTTCTTTTAATAGGGTGCATTAATTTTATTATCCTGACAACGGCAAAGTCTACACAGCGCGCCAGGGAAATTGCCATGAGAAAAATGGTGGGGGCCAAACGAAAACAATTAATTGTGCAGTTCCTCGGAGAATCTACCTTTATTGTACTGCTCTCAATGATTTTAGCCATAGGGATTGTAGAGATAATGCTTCCGCTTTTTGAGTCAATAATAGATAGACCCTTAACATTGAATTACACTTCTCCTTCCACATTTGTACCAATACTGATTCTGTTTGTTGTCACAGGTATAAACGGCGGTCTTTACCCGGCGTTTATACTTTCAGGATTCAGACCCGGAGACACCCTTAAGGCGAATCAGTCAAAGGAGACCAGCGGTTCAATTACACTCAGAACAGCGCTTGTTATCTTTCAGTTCGCTATCTCTATAATGCTTATAATTTCCACATGCGTTATTTTCGCGCAGAGGCAATACAGCATTAATCGCAATCCCGGTTACGATAAGGATAATTTGTTGGTGATAAACAGGATCGACTCAAATGATAACATTCAGGATAAAATTGCATCCTTCAAGCAGGAGCTGTTAAAGCTGCCTGATATTTCATCTGTTTCTTCTTCTAACGTTCAGCCAGGCCAGAAACACGAAACTAACCAGGTTTTTATTCGCAAGGGGAAGCCGGAAACAAATTATGTAATCGCAGATGAAAGCATTGACTATGATTTTTTTAAAACCTACAAGATCCCTGTTATCGCAGGAAGGGATTATTCTATCGAGCGTGACAGCCCTGAGCCTGAATGGAACATAGATACTTCAACCTATGGAACAAATATCACCAATGAATCCATAGAGCGGAATATAATTATAAATGAAAGCGCAGCCAGACAGCTCGGATTTTCCCGTGCTGAAGAAGCCATAGGTGTCGTTCTTTATTCATCTACACTAAAAAATATAAACCACACTGTTATTGGCGTTGTTGCTGACAACCATATTTACAGCATAAATACTTTGCCAAGGGCGGAAGTTTACCTGCTTCACCCTGAATCGGTTTCCGGTATTACAATACGATTTAAAGGTTCTCACAAGTCCATATTGCCTCAGATTAAATCTGTCGGTAAAAAAGTATTAGGAGAAGTTCAGATCTCCACTGTTTTTGTAGACCAACTGATTGCACATGAGTTCCAGCAGGAAAAAACAGAACAGAAAATACTTATCAGCTTTTCTCTGCTGGCCATTGTTATTGCCTGTATGGGGCTGTTCGGCTCAGCTTCATTTACAGTGGAACGTCGTACCAAAGAAATCGGTCTGCGCAAGGTGATGGGGGCCAGAGTAAAAAACATTGTCAGCCTTCTGTTATGGCAATTTTCAAAACCTGTGCTGATTGCAAATATTATCGCATGGCCTATTGCCATATTCGCAATGCAAAGCTGGCTTGAGCGGTTTGCATACAGGTTTAATCCATTATTAATGATCCCCATTTGTCTGGGTTCAGGATTTATTGCGCTGGTGATCGCATGGTTTACAGTAGCGGGGAATACAACACGGGTGGCAAGGAGCAAACCGATTAAGGCGTTGAGGTATGAATAA
- a CDS encoding FtsX-like permease family protein — translation MLKNYFITALNNLIKNKLYSVINIAGLAIGISACLVIALYVKDQYSYDKQWKDSERIHRVNFSATLPGKPRAEFSTSPLPAMQVLSEYFKDKIEKSARVFAGEMTIDIGTDKFKGRVADIDRAFIDIFKLETIAGSLEETLTSINNVALSEEISKRHFGKEDPIGKVITMSIENIQNDYKVTAVYRIPGNTVLDLPVLALFDDTLLPASIKNWFNFNCSTYVKLKEGVDVETMKPLLAALIDRNIDISKIISDPGLKSSDIVSMDFQRLEDAHLDSPWDVYRAGGNKTVVISFAAISLLVLLIGSINFTILTTAKATQRAREVAMRKVVGAKRKQLIAQFLGESLFIVLLSMILSMGVVEIMLPIFEAIVGKSFSLNYTSPSTFLPLLALLIIVGISGGLYPAFILSGFKPGETLKANQSKETRGSMSLRNILVVFQFSISVILIVSTGVIFTQMRYSMNRDPGYNKENLLVITRLSANEKVKGKIEVLKQELLNLPDVTNAGVSQVEPSQQQQSNLAYTHPGHPETTYIKATTSVGYDYFKTYRIPIVAGREYSIERDIPDPKIDMMTTTIGGNETKELIERNLIINESAAREFGFSSPEEAVGEMLNSTTINNISYTIIGVVADNHIFSMRTLPRAEVYQLDPDGANVMTVRFNSSPKKILNGVNEVWKKVMGDEEISTVFVDQLIAQEFQQEKTEQKVLISFSILAILIACMGLFGSAAFTVERRTREIGLRKVMGARIKNIVSLLLWQFSKPVLIANIIAWPVAIFVMRNWLERFPYRINLLLLIPICIVSGLIALVIAWSTVAGNTTRAARKNPIHSLRYE, via the coding sequence ATGCTAAAAAACTATTTCATAACAGCTTTAAACAACCTGATCAAAAACAAACTTTACAGTGTAATCAACATAGCCGGTCTTGCCATCGGTATTTCAGCATGTCTTGTTATTGCGCTTTATGTTAAAGATCAGTATTCCTATGACAAACAATGGAAGGATTCAGAAAGGATACACAGGGTTAATTTCTCTGCAACACTGCCCGGTAAACCACGCGCAGAGTTTTCAACATCACCCCTTCCTGCAATGCAGGTGCTTTCAGAATATTTTAAAGACAAAATTGAAAAAAGCGCCCGTGTCTTTGCTGGAGAAATGACGATTGATATTGGAACCGACAAATTTAAAGGCAGGGTTGCAGATATTGACCGGGCATTTATCGATATATTCAAGCTCGAAACCATTGCAGGCAGTCTGGAAGAGACCCTCACAAGCATAAACAATGTTGCATTGAGCGAGGAGATTTCAAAACGTCATTTTGGAAAAGAGGACCCCATCGGCAAAGTGATAACAATGAGCATTGAAAACATTCAAAATGACTACAAGGTAACCGCCGTATATCGCATTCCGGGAAATACTGTTCTTGATTTACCCGTGCTGGCCCTGTTTGATGATACGTTACTCCCTGCATCAATAAAAAACTGGTTTAATTTCAATTGCAGCACATATGTAAAACTAAAAGAAGGTGTTGATGTCGAAACCATGAAACCGCTTCTTGCTGCATTAATTGACCGGAATATAGATATTTCTAAAATCATATCCGACCCCGGACTCAAGTCGAGTGATATTGTGTCTATGGATTTTCAAAGACTGGAAGATGCGCATCTTGACTCACCATGGGATGTCTACAGGGCCGGAGGTAACAAGACAGTGGTGATCTCGTTTGCAGCCATATCACTGCTTGTGCTGTTAATCGGTAGTATCAACTTCACTATTCTTACTACCGCAAAGGCTACACAACGGGCAAGAGAAGTTGCCATGAGAAAGGTTGTGGGCGCCAAACGAAAGCAGTTGATTGCGCAGTTTCTGGGTGAATCATTATTTATTGTACTTCTTTCCATGATCTTATCCATGGGCGTTGTCGAAATAATGCTTCCAATTTTTGAAGCAATAGTGGGTAAATCCTTTTCCTTGAATTATACCTCTCCTTCGACTTTTCTACCATTACTGGCCTTGCTTATCATTGTTGGCATCAGCGGCGGTCTGTACCCGGCATTTATCCTTTCCGGATTCAAGCCTGGAGAGACCCTGAAGGCGAACCAGTCAAAGGAAACCCGTGGATCGATGTCTTTAAGGAATATCCTGGTGGTATTCCAGTTCAGCATCTCTGTAATTCTGATCGTTTCCACCGGAGTGATCTTTACACAGATGCGATACAGTATGAACCGCGACCCGGGATATAATAAAGAAAATCTTTTGGTAATCACCCGGTTAAGTGCGAATGAAAAGGTTAAAGGTAAAATAGAGGTGCTCAAGCAGGAGCTGTTGAACCTGCCTGATGTTACAAATGCAGGTGTGTCACAGGTGGAACCCAGCCAGCAGCAGCAGAGCAACCTTGCCTATACCCATCCGGGACATCCTGAAACAACATATATTAAGGCCACAACCAGTGTTGGCTATGACTATTTTAAGACATATAGAATACCCATAGTCGCAGGCAGGGAGTATTCTATTGAACGTGATATCCCCGACCCAAAAATAGATATGATGACAACCACAATAGGCGGAAACGAGACAAAAGAACTTATTGAAAGAAACTTGATCATCAATGAGAGCGCGGCAAGGGAATTCGGTTTTTCAAGCCCGGAAGAGGCGGTAGGAGAGATGCTCAACTCGACCACCATCAACAATATCAGTTATACCATTATCGGTGTTGTAGCGGATAATCATATATTCAGTATGAGAACCCTGCCAAGGGCGGAGGTATACCAGCTTGATCCGGATGGTGCTAATGTTATGACCGTTCGTTTTAATAGTTCCCCCAAAAAGATCTTAAATGGGGTTAACGAGGTCTGGAAAAAGGTGATGGGGGATGAAGAGATTTCAACTGTTTTTGTAGATCAGCTTATCGCCCAGGAATTTCAACAGGAAAAGACAGAACAGAAAGTCCTTATCAGTTTTTCTATACTGGCAATTCTTATCGCATGTATGGGGTTATTCGGGTCTGCTGCGTTTACAGTAGAAAGACGCACCAGGGAGATAGGTCTGAGAAAAGTGATGGGCGCCAGGATAAAAAATATAGTCAGCCTGCTCCTGTGGCAGTTTTCCAAACCTGTGTTGATAGCAAATATTATTGCCTGGCCTGTTGCTATATTCGTGATGAGAAACTGGTTAGAGAGGTTCCCATACAGGATCAACCTGCTGCTGCTTATCCCCATTTGCATAGTTTCAGGTTTGATTGCCCTTGTTATTGCATGGTCAACAGTTGCAGGCAATACAACCCGTGCGGCAAGGAAAAACCCGATTCATTCGTTGAGGTATGAGTAA